One segment of Herbaspirillum hiltneri N3 DNA contains the following:
- a CDS encoding PPK2 family polyphosphate kinase produces the protein MGIREQFRANKKQEIQDENAGAKPLSSGDKAADKLQVQTLAAQIAEQQAMLFAQHERKVLVVLQGMDTSGKDGTVSGVFGSVNPQGLRIVSYKAPSQLELQHDYLWRIHQQVPAKGELAVFNRSHYEDVLITRVHDWIDAAECKRRYAQINDFERLLSETGTVVLKFFLHISKDEQRARLQERVDDPSKHWKFELQDLEERKSWDDYQKVYSQAIQATDADHAPWYVIPSNSKTHRNLAIAGVVLETLQAMKLAFPPGKKELTGLKVV, from the coding sequence ATGGGTATACGCGAGCAATTCCGCGCCAATAAAAAGCAGGAAATCCAGGACGAAAACGCCGGCGCCAAGCCGCTCTCGAGCGGCGACAAGGCCGCCGACAAATTGCAGGTCCAGACGCTGGCGGCGCAGATCGCCGAGCAGCAGGCAATGCTGTTCGCGCAGCACGAGCGCAAAGTGCTGGTGGTGCTGCAAGGCATGGATACCAGCGGTAAGGATGGCACCGTGTCAGGCGTATTCGGCAGCGTCAATCCGCAAGGCCTGCGCATCGTCAGCTACAAGGCGCCGAGCCAGCTTGAACTGCAGCACGACTATCTGTGGCGCATCCATCAGCAGGTGCCGGCCAAAGGTGAACTGGCCGTCTTCAATCGCAGCCACTACGAGGATGTGCTGATCACGCGCGTGCATGACTGGATCGATGCGGCCGAGTGCAAGCGCCGCTACGCGCAGATCAATGACTTCGAACGCTTGCTCAGCGAGACCGGCACCGTGGTGCTGAAATTCTTTCTGCACATTTCCAAAGACGAGCAGCGCGCGCGGCTGCAGGAACGGGTGGACGATCCTTCCAAACACTGGAAATTCGAGTTGCAGGATCTGGAGGAACGCAAGAGCTGGGACGACTACCAGAAGGTCTACAGCCAGGCGATCCAGGCCACCGATGCCGATCACGCGCCGTGGTATGTGATTCCGTCGAACTCCAAGACCCACCGTAACCTGGCCATTGCAGGCGTGGTGCTGGAGACCTTGCAGGCGATGAAGCTGGCCTTCCCACCGGGCAAGAAAGAACTCACCGGCCTCAAGGTGGTGTAA
- a CDS encoding SGNH/GDSL hydrolase family protein — MRRWLPELLALPLLPWLLVQGKRTRRITPRLPEADGAREGWCTPADADDAAPVVLIAIGESPVAGVGVECQEQAVTAQFARELADALQRPVRWCAFGKNGATVADARQDLLPQLAQMAMPQERELRIVLVAFGVNDSTAFHSTGRYRRDLEALTRALQQQLSPRLLIISGAPPLHLFPALPQPLRQVLGMKAAALSRTAQQLASALQRAIYVPVRSDARDRSLMARDGYHPSAAGARLWAQQLAQATVAGLRTLK, encoded by the coding sequence GTGCGTCGCTGGCTGCCTGAATTGCTGGCCTTGCCGCTGCTACCCTGGCTGCTGGTGCAAGGCAAGCGCACGCGCCGCATCACGCCGCGTTTGCCGGAAGCGGACGGCGCACGTGAAGGATGGTGCACGCCGGCCGATGCCGACGATGCCGCTCCGGTGGTGCTGATCGCGATCGGCGAATCGCCCGTGGCCGGCGTGGGCGTGGAATGCCAGGAGCAAGCCGTCACTGCGCAGTTTGCGCGGGAACTGGCCGACGCGTTGCAGCGGCCAGTGCGGTGGTGCGCCTTCGGCAAGAATGGCGCCACGGTGGCTGACGCCCGTCAAGACCTCTTGCCGCAACTGGCGCAAATGGCGATGCCGCAGGAACGGGAGCTCCGCATCGTACTGGTCGCCTTCGGCGTCAACGACAGCACCGCCTTTCACAGCACGGGCCGTTATCGCCGCGACCTGGAGGCGCTGACGCGCGCTTTGCAGCAGCAACTGTCGCCCCGCTTGCTGATCATTTCGGGAGCGCCGCCGCTGCATCTGTTTCCTGCATTGCCGCAACCTTTGCGGCAGGTGCTGGGCATGAAGGCCGCTGCGCTCAGCCGCACCGCGCAGCAGCTGGCATCGGCACTGCAGCGGGCGATCTACGTGCCGGTGCGCAGCGACGCGCGCGATCGCAGCCTGATGGCGCGCGATGGTTATCATCCGTCTGCCGCCGGCGCGCGCCTCTGGGCGCAACAACTGGCGCAGGCAACCGTCGCAGGTTTGCGCACGCTGAAATAA
- a CDS encoding transporter substrate-binding domain-containing protein, which translates to MKKYLGKWLLPLTLLCAGLAMQTAGAAESSRLDEVIKSGKLRVCMTGDYKPFTYFKTDNTFEGMDVDLAQSLAKSLGVEVQLVKTTWTNLMSDFLAKCDIAMGGVSVTLDRQKKAGFAVSHMVDGKSPIVRCADVAKFQTLDMIDQPGTRAIFNPGGTNERFARANYKRAQLILHPDNVTIFQQIIDGKADVMVTDASETLWQAKQHPELCPVHPEQPLQFSEKAFMLPRADVAFKEYVDAWMHLQKATGEYDRVLNKWLH; encoded by the coding sequence ATGAAGAAATACCTCGGGAAATGGCTGCTGCCCCTCACACTGCTGTGCGCCGGCCTGGCGATGCAGACCGCCGGCGCCGCCGAAAGCAGCCGCCTCGACGAAGTGATCAAGTCCGGCAAGTTGCGGGTGTGCATGACCGGCGATTACAAGCCGTTCACCTATTTCAAGACCGACAATACGTTTGAAGGCATGGACGTCGACCTGGCGCAATCGCTGGCCAAGTCGCTGGGCGTCGAGGTGCAGCTGGTCAAGACCACCTGGACCAACCTGATGAGCGACTTCCTGGCCAAATGCGACATCGCCATGGGCGGCGTGTCGGTCACGCTGGATCGCCAGAAGAAGGCCGGTTTCGCGGTCTCGCACATGGTCGACGGCAAGTCGCCGATTGTGCGCTGCGCCGACGTCGCCAAGTTCCAGACGCTGGACATGATCGACCAGCCCGGCACGCGCGCGATCTTTAATCCGGGCGGCACCAACGAGCGTTTCGCGCGCGCCAATTACAAACGGGCGCAACTGATCCTGCATCCGGACAACGTCACGATTTTCCAGCAGATCATCGACGGCAAGGCCGACGTCATGGTCACCGACGCCAGCGAGACCTTGTGGCAGGCGAAACAGCATCCGGAGCTGTGCCCGGTCCATCCGGAGCAGCCGCTGCAATTCTCGGAAAAAGCATTCATGCTGCCGCGCGCCGATGTCGCCTTCAAGGAATACGTGGACGCCTGGATGCATTTGCAGAAAGCCACCGGCGAGTACGACCGCGTGCTCAACAAGTGGCTGCATTGA
- the hemE gene encoding uroporphyrinogen decarboxylase, producing MPQFAPLKNDTFLRALLRQPTDYTPLWLMRQAGRYLPEYRATRARAGSFLGLAKNPDYATEVTLQPLERYPLDAAILFSDILTVPDAMGLGLFFADGEGPKFERPLRDEKAVLALQAPQLDSLQYVFDAVTQIRTELDGRVPLIGFSGSPWTLACYMVEGGGSDDFRIVKAMLYDRPDLMHHILRTNAAAVAAYLNAQIDAGAQAVMIFDTWGGALADGVYQAFSLDYMREVMRQLKRDKDGVRIPAIVFTKGGGLWLEQIADIGADAVGLDWTVNLADARRRVGDKVALQGNLDPNVLFAGPAQIQAEVRKLLESFGKPAAGAGHVFNLGHGISQFTPPESVTTLVEAVHGISRELRG from the coding sequence ATGCCTCAATTTGCTCCGCTCAAGAACGATACCTTCCTGCGCGCCTTGCTGCGCCAGCCGACCGATTACACGCCGCTGTGGCTGATGCGCCAGGCCGGCCGCTACCTGCCCGAATACCGCGCCACGCGCGCGCGCGCCGGTTCGTTCCTGGGCCTGGCCAAGAATCCTGATTACGCCACTGAAGTCACGCTGCAGCCGCTCGAGCGTTATCCGCTGGACGCGGCGATCCTGTTTTCCGACATCCTGACCGTGCCCGATGCGATGGGTCTGGGCCTGTTCTTCGCCGATGGCGAGGGGCCGAAGTTCGAGCGCCCGCTGCGCGATGAAAAGGCCGTGCTGGCGCTGCAGGCGCCGCAACTGGACAGTCTTCAATACGTGTTCGACGCCGTCACCCAGATCCGTACCGAACTGGACGGCCGCGTGCCGCTGATCGGTTTCTCGGGCAGCCCGTGGACGTTGGCCTGCTATATGGTCGAAGGCGGCGGTTCCGACGATTTCCGCATCGTCAAGGCCATGCTGTACGACCGTCCGGACCTGATGCACCACATCCTCAGGACTAACGCCGCCGCCGTCGCCGCTTACCTGAATGCGCAGATCGACGCCGGCGCCCAGGCCGTGATGATTTTCGACACCTGGGGTGGGGCGCTGGCTGACGGCGTGTACCAGGCGTTTTCGCTGGACTACATGCGTGAAGTCATGCGCCAGCTCAAGCGCGACAAGGACGGCGTCAGGATCCCGGCGATCGTCTTCACCAAAGGCGGCGGATTGTGGCTCGAGCAGATCGCCGACATCGGCGCCGATGCCGTAGGGCTGGACTGGACCGTCAACCTGGCCGATGCGCGTCGCCGCGTCGGCGACAAGGTGGCGCTGCAGGGGAACCTCGATCCCAACGTGCTGTTTGCCGGACCGGCGCAGATCCAGGCCGAAGTGCGCAAGTTGCTGGAATCCTTCGGCAAGCCCGCCGCCGGCGCAGGTCACGTGTTCAACCTCGGCCACGGGATCTCCCAGTTCACCCCGCCGGAGTCTGTCACGACCCTGGTGGAGGCGGTGCATGGCATCAGCCGGGAACTGCGCGGCTGA
- a CDS encoding primosomal protein N': MEQRILQIVLDTPLDRTFDYRWRRQGDEALPQIGQLAIVPFGRREVAGLIIGLAEQTEVPDGKLKDVLAVRSQLAPLPPQWLALCGFAADYYQRPLGEVALPGLPKNLRTLTTTALDRALKKLAKLDAGHDGNPVNTPQLKPEQQEAVDAIADARGFAPLLLYGVTGSGKTEVYLQAAARILAQHEAAGEVAQVLVLVPEINLTPQLESNIRARFPGVHVVSLHSGLAEGERTLSWLAAHQGQARIVLGTRLAILSSLPHLKLIVIDEEHDPSYKQQEGLRYSARDLAVWRAHQLAIPVVLGSATPSLETWQHAQAGRYRKLQLRERAVRDAVLPKVKMIDMERDRPNDGLTSTLVAALKLRLERGEQSLLFLNRRGYAPVLNCDACGWISNCMRCTSFMVLHKPERRLRCHHCSLELYIPKACPTCGNVDLQPLGRGTQRVEEGLQAMFPEARILRIDADSTRLKGSAQNAFDSVHRGEVDILIGTQMVAKGHDFKRLTLVGVMNPDTALFSHDYRASERLFAQLMQVAGRAGRAGQKEGGSPSEVLIQSRYPHHPLYGAVAAHDYDGFATQLLEERQQAALPPFLYQALLRAEAAELDVALAFLQDAATCLEHPGITINDPIPMTMTRVANVERAQLLIECPSRPALQAFLRDWMEVLRQTKTRAKWSLEVDPVDI, from the coding sequence GTGGAACAACGCATCCTTCAGATCGTTCTCGATACCCCGCTTGACAGGACCTTCGACTACCGTTGGCGCCGCCAGGGCGACGAGGCCCTGCCGCAAATCGGCCAACTGGCGATCGTGCCGTTCGGCCGTCGCGAGGTGGCGGGCCTGATCATCGGCCTGGCCGAACAGACCGAGGTGCCGGACGGCAAGCTCAAGGACGTGCTGGCGGTGCGCAGCCAGCTGGCGCCGCTGCCGCCGCAATGGCTGGCGCTGTGCGGTTTCGCCGCCGATTATTACCAGCGCCCGCTGGGTGAGGTGGCGTTGCCGGGTTTGCCGAAGAACTTGCGCACCCTGACCACGACCGCGCTCGACCGCGCGCTCAAGAAGCTGGCCAAGCTCGATGCCGGCCACGACGGCAACCCGGTCAACACGCCGCAGTTGAAGCCTGAACAACAAGAGGCCGTCGACGCCATCGCCGACGCCCGGGGGTTTGCGCCGCTGCTGCTGTACGGCGTGACCGGCAGCGGCAAGACCGAGGTCTACCTGCAGGCGGCGGCGCGCATCCTGGCGCAGCACGAAGCAGCCGGCGAAGTCGCCCAGGTACTGGTGCTGGTGCCTGAAATCAACCTGACGCCGCAGCTCGAATCGAATATCCGCGCGCGCTTTCCGGGCGTGCACGTGGTCAGCCTGCACAGCGGCCTGGCCGAAGGCGAGCGTACGCTCAGCTGGCTGGCGGCGCACCAGGGCCAGGCGCGCATCGTGCTCGGCACGCGGCTGGCGATCCTGTCGTCGCTGCCGCATCTCAAGCTCATCGTGATCGACGAAGAGCACGATCCGTCCTACAAGCAGCAGGAAGGCCTGCGTTACTCGGCGCGCGACCTGGCGGTCTGGCGTGCGCACCAGCTGGCGATTCCGGTGGTGCTGGGTTCGGCCACGCCCTCGCTGGAAACCTGGCAGCACGCCCAGGCCGGCCGTTACCGCAAGCTGCAGCTGCGCGAGCGTGCGGTGCGCGACGCCGTGCTGCCCAAGGTCAAGATGATCGACATGGAGCGCGACCGGCCCAACGACGGCCTGACCTCGACGCTGGTGGCGGCCCTCAAGCTGCGCCTGGAGCGCGGCGAGCAGTCGCTGCTGTTCCTCAACCGGCGCGGCTATGCACCGGTACTCAATTGCGACGCCTGCGGCTGGATCAGCAACTGCATGCGCTGCACCTCGTTCATGGTGCTGCACAAGCCCGAGCGGCGCCTGCGCTGCCACCATTGCAGCCTGGAACTGTATATCCCCAAAGCCTGCCCGACCTGCGGCAACGTCGACCTGCAACCGCTGGGGCGCGGCACCCAGCGCGTGGAAGAAGGCCTGCAGGCGATGTTCCCGGAGGCGCGCATCTTGCGCATCGACGCCGATTCCACGCGTCTCAAGGGTTCGGCCCAAAATGCCTTCGACAGCGTGCACCGCGGCGAAGTCGATATCCTGATCGGCACGCAGATGGTCGCCAAGGGGCACGACTTCAAGCGCCTGACGCTGGTGGGGGTGATGAATCCCGACACCGCGCTGTTTTCGCATGACTATCGCGCCAGCGAGCGTTTATTCGCGCAACTGATGCAGGTCGCGGGCCGCGCGGGCCGGGCCGGGCAGAAGGAGGGCGGCTCGCCCAGCGAAGTACTGATTCAGAGCCGCTATCCGCATCATCCGCTGTACGGTGCGGTGGCTGCGCACGACTACGACGGCTTTGCCACCCAGTTGCTCGAAGAGCGCCAGCAAGCGGCATTGCCGCCGTTCCTCTACCAGGCGCTGCTGCGCGCCGAGGCGGCCGAACTCGACGTCGCACTGGCTTTCCTGCAGGATGCGGCGACCTGCCTGGAGCATCCCGGCATCACCATCAACGATCCCATCCCCATGACCATGACGCGCGTAGCCAACGTCGAACGCGCCCAGCTGTTGATCGAATGCCCGTCGCGGCCGGCCTTGCAGGCCTTCCTGCGCGACTGGATGGAAGTCTTGCGCCAGACGAAGACGCGCGCCAAATGGTCGCTGGAAGTCGATCCGGTCGATATCTGA
- a CDS encoding DUF6622 family protein — translation MLQQIIIHTPLWVWAMLAFLVYRGWLAAADRESPLFKVALIPLLLLVLSLNGLYQQAHADARALAVAALAALVSGVLSATAAGRSGITPYPDRGTVWLRGSWMPLLMMVSVFAVKYTVGVLQAMHSQYVQGVLFTLAVSLLYGLFMGIPVGRLLRIVHLYRQASSAAVQSAA, via the coding sequence ATGTTGCAACAAATCATCATTCATACGCCGCTGTGGGTCTGGGCCATGCTGGCCTTCCTGGTCTATCGCGGCTGGCTGGCCGCCGCCGACCGCGAAAGTCCCCTGTTCAAGGTGGCGCTGATCCCGCTGCTGCTGCTGGTCTTGTCGCTGAACGGCCTGTACCAGCAAGCGCACGCCGATGCCCGGGCCCTGGCAGTAGCCGCGCTGGCGGCGCTGGTCAGCGGCGTGTTGAGCGCGACGGCGGCCGGGCGTTCCGGCATCACCCCCTATCCGGACCGCGGCACGGTCTGGCTGCGCGGCAGCTGGATGCCCTTGTTGATGATGGTCAGCGTGTTTGCGGTCAAATACACTGTGGGCGTATTGCAGGCAATGCACTCCCAGTACGTCCAGGGCGTCCTGTTCACGCTGGCGGTCAGCCTGCTGTACGGCTTGTTCATGGGCATCCCGGTCGGCCGTTTGTTGCGCATCGTGCATCTTTATCGCCAGGCGTCGTCAGCGGCGGTGCAATCGGCGGCGTGA
- the argS gene encoding arginine--tRNA ligase: MLAQQKQRITELFQAAMAPLIEGSGLTPAITLERPRDPSHGDIACNLAMQLAKPLKKNPRELAQALVDGVLSQPGREELISSADIAGPGFINLRVAEAAKQAVVKVVLAEGAQYGKSSAGAGKKVLVEFVSANPTGPLHVGHGRQGALGDAMSALLQSQGYDVTREFYYNDAGVQIATLATSVQARAKGFKPGDAGWPESAYNGDYIADIADDFKAKKTVAASDGEPATASGDVDDIESIRRFAVAYLRREQDLDLQAFGVRFDNYYLESSLYTEGKVAAAVDALIKAGKTYELDGALWLKTTDYGDDKDRVMKKGDGTYTYFVPDVAYHITKWQRGFGKVINIQGSDHHGTIARVRAGLQAANVGIPQGYPDYVLHKMVTVMKNGEEVKISKRAGSYVTLRDLIEWSNGTDADAETDAGDLQDLTRGRDAVRFFLISRKADSEFVFDVDVALTRNDENPVYYVQYAHARICSVLNQWAGDEAGLDQVTDLSPLTAPREVSLLAKLAEYPEALAHALQELGPHQVAFYLRDLAGELHSYYNAERVLVDDVPTRMARLALMSATRQVLRNGLALIGVSAPTRM; the protein is encoded by the coding sequence ATGCTCGCCCAACAAAAACAACGCATCACCGAATTATTCCAGGCCGCCATGGCGCCGCTGATCGAGGGCTCCGGCCTGACGCCGGCGATCACCCTGGAGCGTCCGCGCGACCCGTCGCATGGCGACATCGCCTGCAACCTGGCCATGCAACTGGCCAAACCGCTCAAGAAAAACCCGCGCGAACTGGCGCAGGCGCTGGTCGACGGCGTGCTGTCGCAGCCCGGCCGCGAAGAACTGATCTCCTCCGCCGACATCGCCGGCCCCGGCTTCATCAACCTGCGCGTGGCCGAAGCCGCCAAGCAGGCCGTGGTGAAAGTGGTGCTGGCCGAAGGCGCGCAATACGGCAAGAGCAGCGCCGGCGCCGGCAAGAAGGTGCTGGTCGAGTTCGTCTCCGCCAATCCGACCGGTCCGCTGCATGTCGGCCACGGCCGCCAGGGCGCGCTCGGCGACGCCATGTCGGCGCTGCTGCAGTCGCAGGGCTACGACGTCACGCGCGAGTTCTATTACAACGACGCCGGCGTCCAGATCGCCACGCTGGCGACTTCGGTGCAGGCGCGTGCCAAGGGTTTCAAGCCGGGCGACGCGGGCTGGCCGGAGTCGGCCTATAACGGCGACTACATCGCCGATATCGCCGACGATTTCAAGGCCAAGAAGACAGTCGCCGCCAGCGACGGCGAGCCGGCCACCGCCAGCGGCGACGTCGACGACATCGAATCGATCCGCCGCTTCGCCGTGGCCTACCTGCGCCGCGAGCAGGATCTGGACTTGCAGGCCTTCGGCGTCAGGTTCGACAACTATTACCTGGAATCGTCGCTGTACACCGAAGGCAAGGTCGCCGCAGCGGTCGACGCACTGATCAAGGCCGGCAAGACCTACGAACTGGACGGCGCGCTGTGGCTCAAGACCACCGACTACGGCGACGACAAGGATCGCGTCATGAAGAAGGGCGACGGCACCTACACCTACTTCGTGCCCGATGTCGCCTACCACATCACCAAGTGGCAGCGCGGTTTCGGCAAGGTCATCAACATCCAGGGCAGCGACCACCACGGCACCATCGCACGCGTGCGCGCCGGTTTGCAGGCGGCCAATGTCGGCATCCCGCAAGGCTATCCCGACTACGTGCTGCACAAGATGGTCACCGTCATGAAGAACGGCGAAGAGGTGAAGATCTCCAAGCGCGCCGGCTCCTATGTCACGCTGCGCGACCTGATCGAATGGTCCAATGGCACGGACGCCGACGCCGAAACTGACGCCGGCGATCTCCAGGATTTGACGAGGGGCCGCGACGCGGTGCGTTTCTTCCTGATCTCGCGCAAGGCCGACAGCGAATTCGTCTTCGACGTCGACGTCGCGCTGACCCGCAACGACGAAAATCCGGTTTACTACGTCCAGTACGCCCACGCGCGCATCTGCTCGGTGCTGAACCAGTGGGCCGGCGATGAAGCCGGTCTCGATCAGGTGACCGACCTGTCGCCCCTGACCGCGCCGCGCGAAGTCAGCCTGCTGGCCAAGCTGGCCGAATATCCGGAAGCGCTGGCCCATGCGCTGCAGGAGCTTGGGCCGCATCAGGTGGCTTTCTACCTGCGCGATCTGGCAGGCGAATTGCATAGCTACTACAATGCGGAACGCGTGCTGGTCGACGATGTCCCAACCAGGATGGCGCGCCTGGCGCTCATGAGTGCGACCCGCCAGGTGCTGCGCAACGGCCTGGCATTGATCGGCGTTTCCGCCCCGACAAGAATGTAA
- a CDS encoding SPOR domain-containing protein: MKTQVKQHHPILRKQAGGTFLGLILGLIVGLGIAVVVALMITKSPIPFVNKVAKQERTELSPGQSADPNKPLYGNKDVAKEAPPAPKNPDQEKPAPEAKKPDTPPAPKADVPKDKDKLTAITKEAPAKSDSAVDDKWTYFLQTGAFREQADAENARAKLALLGFEAKVSERPSDNGTLYRVRIGPIGQQETVNRMRSKLSDSGVDAAIVRIPK, encoded by the coding sequence ATGAAGACACAAGTGAAACAACACCACCCGATTTTACGCAAGCAGGCCGGCGGCACGTTCCTGGGCCTGATCCTCGGTCTCATCGTTGGTCTCGGCATCGCCGTGGTCGTCGCGCTGATGATTACCAAGTCGCCGATTCCATTCGTCAACAAGGTCGCCAAGCAGGAGCGCACCGAGCTGTCGCCGGGCCAGTCCGCCGATCCGAACAAGCCGCTCTACGGCAACAAGGACGTTGCCAAGGAAGCCCCGCCGGCGCCCAAGAATCCTGATCAGGAAAAGCCCGCGCCGGAAGCCAAGAAGCCCGACACGCCACCGGCGCCGAAGGCCGACGTACCGAAGGACAAGGACAAGCTGACCGCCATCACCAAGGAAGCGCCGGCCAAGTCCGACAGCGCGGTCGACGACAAGTGGACCTATTTCCTGCAGACCGGCGCCTTCCGTGAACAGGCCGACGCCGAAAACGCACGCGCCAAGCTGGCGCTGCTCGGTTTCGAAGCCAAGGTCAGCGAACGGCCTTCCGACAACGGTACGCTGTACCGCGTACGGATTGGCCCCATCGGTCAGCAGGAGACAGTGAACCGGATGCGCAGCAAGTTGTCTGACAGCGGCGTCGATGCAGCCATCGTGCGCATACCAAAATAA
- a CDS encoding thiol:disulfide interchange protein DsbA/DsbL, translating into MRLFRHALAAISLGLLAVSAGASPANPQNGTDYRTLEQAQPTESGKKIEVTEFFWYSCPHCAAFDPALTAWVKKQGDKIVFKQVPVAFRDSFIPQQKLYYALEAMGKTAEMNPKIFQAIHVDRQRVDTDKTILEFIEKQGIDKQKFLDLYNSFGVQTKVRRASQLQEQYKIDGVPTIAIDGRYLTSPSIAGASMANQPESMQQAASLQVMDHLLTKLAAEKGADKPAEAAKPAKKK; encoded by the coding sequence ATGCGTTTGTTCCGTCATGCTCTCGCTGCCATCAGCCTGGGTTTGCTGGCCGTTTCGGCCGGCGCGTCTCCCGCCAATCCACAGAACGGCACCGACTATCGTACGCTGGAGCAAGCCCAGCCGACCGAGTCGGGCAAGAAGATCGAAGTCACAGAATTCTTCTGGTACAGCTGCCCGCATTGCGCCGCCTTCGATCCGGCATTGACGGCGTGGGTCAAGAAGCAGGGCGACAAGATTGTCTTCAAGCAAGTGCCGGTCGCTTTCCGCGACTCATTCATCCCCCAGCAAAAGCTGTACTACGCGCTCGAGGCGATGGGCAAGACCGCGGAAATGAATCCGAAGATTTTCCAGGCCATCCACGTTGATCGTCAACGCGTCGACACCGACAAGACCATCCTGGAGTTCATCGAGAAGCAAGGCATCGACAAACAGAAATTCCTCGACCTGTACAACTCCTTCGGCGTCCAGACCAAGGTACGTCGCGCCTCGCAGCTGCAGGAACAATACAAAATCGACGGTGTGCCGACCATCGCCATCGACGGCCGTTACCTGACCTCGCCGTCGATTGCCGGCGCCTCCATGGCCAATCAGCCTGAATCCATGCAACAAGCCGCATCGCTGCAAGTGATGGATCATCTGCTGACCAAGCTGGCGGCGGAAAAAGGCGCCGACAAGCCGGCTGAAGCAGCCAAGCCGGCCAAGAAGAAATAA
- a CDS encoding SDR family oxidoreductase, translating to MQRVFITGASSGIGAALAAAYAQQGAMLGLVARRRDMLEQLRAGLAHPERHQLYVLDVTDHGALQEAAQDFLAVAGGIDVVIANAGISQGTLTEYAEDIPVFERIIATNVTATVATFHPFIAAMKDQMKARPQDCRLVGIGSVAGIRGLPGAEAYSASKAAVISYCESLRIELRASGIKVVTIAPGYIDTPMTQVNHYRMPFLMPVQKFAARALAAIAAGDSYRVIPWQMGVVAKLLRLLPNSVYDFAFSKAPHKKRNL from the coding sequence ATGCAGCGAGTCTTCATCACCGGAGCATCGAGCGGCATCGGCGCCGCGCTGGCCGCGGCCTACGCGCAGCAAGGCGCGATGCTAGGGCTGGTCGCGCGCCGCCGCGACATGCTGGAACAGCTGCGCGCCGGACTCGCCCATCCCGAGCGCCATCAGCTGTACGTGCTGGACGTCACCGACCACGGCGCGCTACAGGAGGCGGCGCAGGATTTCCTCGCGGTGGCCGGTGGCATTGACGTGGTGATCGCCAACGCCGGTATCTCGCAAGGCACGCTGACCGAATACGCCGAAGACATTCCGGTCTTCGAGCGCATCATCGCCACCAACGTGACGGCCACGGTCGCTACCTTCCATCCGTTCATCGCCGCGATGAAGGATCAGATGAAAGCGCGGCCGCAGGACTGCCGCCTGGTCGGCATCGGCAGCGTCGCCGGTATCCGCGGTCTGCCCGGCGCCGAGGCGTATAGTGCATCGAAGGCGGCGGTCATCAGCTATTGCGAATCGCTGCGCATCGAACTGCGCGCCAGCGGCATCAAGGTGGTGACGATTGCGCCCGGCTACATCGACACACCGATGACGCAGGTCAATCACTACCGCATGCCTTTCCTGATGCCGGTGCAGAAATTCGCGGCGCGCGCGTTGGCGGCGATCGCCGCCGGCGACAGTTATCGCGTGATCCCGTGGCAGATGGGCGTGGTCGCCAAGCTGCTGCGGCTGCTGCCCAACAGCGTGTACGACTTCGCGTTTTCCAAAGCGCCGCACAAAAAACGAAACCTCTGA